The Arthrobacter oryzae DNA window CCCATGGCCGCGGGAACCGCATAGCCCATGGTGCCTGCTCCGCCGGAGTTCAGCCAGGCGTGGGGCCGCTCGTACTTGATGAACTGGGCGGCCCACATCTGGTGCTGGCCAACGCCTGCGACGTAGATGCCTTCGGGACCGGTCAGGGCACCGATGCGTTCGATGACGCGCTGCGGTGCAGTCAAGCCGTCCTCCGGCTCAGTCCAGCCCAGCGGGTAGGTTTCCTTCAGGTTGTTCAGGAACGCCCACCAGTTTTCCAGGTCCGGCTTGCCCGAGGCAGCGAACTGCGTCTTCACGGCGTCGGTGAGTTCCGGAATGATCTCCTTGACGGAACCCACGATCGGAACGTCCGCCGTGCGGTTCTTGGAGATCTCGGCCGGATCGATGTCCGCGTGGATCACCTTGGCGTTCGGTGCGAACGTCTTCAGGACTCCGGTCACCCGGTCGTCAAAACGGGCACCCAGGGTAATGAGCAGGTCCGACTGCTGCAGCGCGGTGACGGCGGACACCGTGCCGTGCATGCCGGGCATGCCGACGTGCTGCGGGTGCGAGTCCGGGAAGACGCCTCGGGCCATCAGGGTGGTGACGACGGGGGCGCCGGTGATTTCAGCGAGTTCCCGCAGCTCCGCGGAAGCATGCGCCTTGACCACGCCGCCGCCGACGTAAAGCACGGGCTTGCTGGCCGCAGCGATCAGTTTCGCTGCTTCGCGAACCTGCTTGTTGTGGCCGCGGGTGACGGGACGGTAGCCCGGCAGGTCGATCTTCGGCGGCCAGGAGAAGGTCATCTGGCCCTGCTGGGCATCCTTGGCAACATCCACCAGCACCGGACCGGGCCGGCCCGTGGACGCAAGGTAGAACGCTTCGGCCATGACATGCGGGATGTCATTGGGGTCCGTCACCAGGAACGAGTGCTTCGTGATCGGCATGGTGATGCCCACGATGTCAGCTTCCTGGAAAGCGTCCGTTCCGATGACTCCGCTGGACACCTGGCCGGTAATGGCTACGAGAGGCACGGAGTCCATGTGCGCATCCATGATGGCGGTAACGAGGTTGGTGGCTCCGGGACCCGAGGTGGCGATACACACGCCCACCCGCCCGGTAACCATGGCGTAGCCTTGCGCGGCGTGGCCGGCTCCCTGTTCGTGACGGACCAGCACGTGATTCATGCGGGAAGCCATCAAGGGGTCGTAGGTGGGCAGGATCGCGCCACCGGGCAAACCAAAAATATCGTCCACGCCGAGTTCTTCGAGCGAGCGGACAATAGCTTGCGAACCGGTCATCACCGTCGGGGGTACGACGTTGTTCGGTCCAAGGACAGGAGAGACAGCAGCAACGTGGTCGACGCCGGCGTCGGCCGTGCGGTCGGCGCGTTCCGGAGCCTTGGGGGCTCCAGCGGACTTTGTAGCCATCAGCGAGGGGCTGATCGGCGATCCTTTGCTCATCGGACTCTTCCTTTGTGGATCTTTATTAGCGGGTAGTTCTCATGACGGGTTCAATATGTGCAACAAATAAAAAAACCCCTCAGCCGTGAGGCTCTTCGAGGGGTTGCGCGTGACGGTTCGTTACCAGTCGGGCTATTGAGCCACGCGCTTGGTAAGGACGACGACTGCCTCTGCAGCGGCGCAGCTAGTAACGAATGCGATCATGCGTTCAGTTTTCCCTCTGGTGGGAAGCGTGTCAACGACGACGATACGCATCTCACCATGTGGACGCCATTGTCCACTGGTTGATCCCCCTGCCGGGATCAGTCAGCCGAAGCGGGTTTGACAGGCTCAACCACCGTCCGGTGGTTGAGCCTGTCGAAACCTGGCTAACCGCAGTATGCGCCGGTGGATGCGCTGTGCACCAGCTTGGCGTACTTGGCGAGCACGCCCTTGGTGAACTTGGCCGGAAGCGGCTCCCAGCCGATCTTGCGGGATTCCAGCTCGGCCTCGTCGACCAGGAGGTCGAACGTGCGGGCGGCGATGTCGACCCGGATCTTGTCGCCGTCCTTGACGAAGGCGATGGGGCCGCCGTCGACCGCTTCAGGGGCAACGTGGCCGATGCAAAGCCCGGTGGTGCCGCCCGAGAACCGGCCGTCCGTCAGGAGGAGGACGTCCTTGCCGAGTCCCGCGCCCTTGATGGCGCCGGTGATGGCGAGCATTTCGCGCATGCCCGGGCCGCCCTTGGGGCCTTCGTAGCGGATGACCACGACGTCGCCGGCCTTGATCTTGCCGTTGTCCAGAGCATCCAGGGCGCCCTGTTCGCGCTCGAAGACGCGGGCGGTGCCCTCGAAGACGTCGGCGTCGAAGCCTGCGCTCTTGACGACGGCGCCTTCCGGCGCCATGGAGCCGTGCAGGATGGTGATGCCGCCGGTCTTGTGGATCGGGTTGTCCAGCGCACGAAGGATCTTGCCGTCGAGGTCCGGCGGGTTGATGGACTCGAGGTTCTCGGCAAGGGTCTTGCCGGTAACGGTGAGGCAGTCGCCGTGCAGCAGTCCGGCGTCGAGCAGTGCCTTCATGATGACCGGTACGCCGCCGATCTTGTCCACGTCCGTCATGACGTAGCGGCCGAAGGGCTTCAGGTCACCGAGGTGCGGGATCTTGTCGCCGATGCGGTTGAAGTCATCGAGGGTGAGCTCAACCTCGGCTTCACGGGCGATGGCCAGCAGGTGCAGCACGGCGTTGGTGGATCCGCCGAAGGCCATGGTCACGGCAATGGCGTTTTCGAACGCCTTTTTGGTCATGATGTCCCGGGCGGTGATGCCCTTGCGCAGGAGGTTCACCACGGCTTCGCCGGACTTGCGGGCAAACTCGTCACGACGGCGGTCTGCCGAGGGCGGTGCAGCGGAGCCGGGCAGGGACATGCCCAGGGCTTCGCCGATGCAGGCCATGGTGTTGGCCGTGTACATGCCGCCGCAGGCGCCCTCGCCAGGGCAGATGGCCTTTTCGATCCGGGTCAGGTCCTCCATGCTCATCTTGCCGGCCGCGCACGCGCCGACGGCTTCGAAGGCGTCGATGAGGGTGACTTCCTTTTCGGAGCCGTCCTCGAGCTTGACCCAGCCGGGCATGATGGAACCGGCGTAGAGGAACACGCTGGCGAGGTCCAGGCGGGCCGCTGCCATCAGCATGCCGGGCAGGGACTTGTCGCAGCCGGCCAGCAGGACCGAGCCGTCGATCCGCTCGGCCTGCATGACGGTTTCCACGGAGTCGGCGATGACTTCGCGGGACACCAGGGAGAAGTGCATGCCCTCGTGGCCCATGGAAATGCCGTCCGAGACGGAGATGGTGCCGAACTGCATGGGGAACCCGCCGCCGGCGTGGACGCCTTCCTTGGCGCCCTGGGCGAGCCGGTTCAGAGAGAGGTTGCAGGGAGTGATTTCGTTCCAGGAACTCGCAACGCCGATCTGGGGCTTCACGAAGTCGTCATCGCCCATGCCGACTGCCCGGAACATACCGCGCGCGGGGGCGGCATGGATCCCGTCGGTGACGACCCGGCTGCGGGGCTTGATGTCAATCTTGTTTTCGGCTGCTGTTTGGGTGTCCTCACTCATGGGTCAAAGTCTATGACTCCGATCGGGACGCCAACGACCTCACGGAGAGCGTTAAGCCGAAAACCGGGAATATTTCGATCAAATAGTGGACTCTCGTCTCACATAATGAGATTCGCCGCTCACGGCCGGTCAAACTGTGTCAGTCGTCACGCACGCCGGCGGCGTCGATGGAGGCGGCTTCGGCCTCGAGCATGGACAGAACCTGCGCAATGGTGGTCCGGGCGGCCACGTCCGGCCGGGCGAGCGCCACAATGCTGCGGCGGGCTGTGACGCCGAGCAGGGGACGCAGGACGAAGCCGCGCTCCTGGTTTCTCAGCGACGTGTATCTCGGCAGCAGGCTCAGCCCGTGGCCGGCGCTGACGAGGGCCTCCAGGACCCGCAGGTCGGGAAAAAGCTGCGCACGCACCGCCGGAGAGCCGGCCTGGACCTCGATCTGGCGCAGCACCGTATCAAACGGAAAGCCGTCGGGGACGCCCATCCACGGAAAGCCCACCACATCACTGGCTGTCAACGAAGGCTTGGCCGCCAGGACGTGGCCGGCCGGTATGGCCACGTCCAGCGGCTCATTGAGCAGCGGAACCACCACCAGCCCCTGCCGGGCAAAAACGTCGGCACCATCGACGCTGTGGGCCAGTACGATGTCGTAGTCGGCGGCCAGGGCGGTGAATCCCGCCACGCCGGGGTCTTCGAAGCACGCCTCGAACCGCAGTCCCTCCACTGCCTTGACTCGGTGCAGGAGGCCGGGGAGGAACATTTCCGCTGCGCTCGGAAAGAATGCCGCCCTAACATGCGTCTGCCAGCCCTGCCGGTAGGTGTCGATGGTGGCTTCAGCGCGCGCCATGGCAGTGGACACCTCCGCCGCGGCCGCTGCCATGGCGCGGCCCGCCTCGGTGAGGCGCACTCCCCTGCCGGACTTTTCAACCAGGACGACGCCCAGTTCGTCCTGGAGGGTCTTCAGTTGCTGGGAGACGGCCGACGGCGTCACCTCCATTGCCTCGGCGGTGGCACCCACCGTGCCCCGGTCCGAGAGTTCACGGAGTATCCGGAGCCGTTTTAGATCCATGAGGTGAGGCTACCGGACGGCACGCGGACTGCCGCCCTGAACCTTTACAGCCGTAATCACACCGACGTAACGTCAAGCAACGGCAACCTTGCCTTGTGGACAGAAGGGCTCTGCTATGGACTGGATTATCTGGGTCATTGTCATCGTGGTCATCGTAGGAGTGGTGTGGTGGCTCCTGAACCGCAACAGTTCAGGAACTGCTACGGGCACATCAACGGCCTCCGACTCCGGCGCGCCCGCTCCACGGGTAGAGGAAACCGGCACCTCCCGCCTTGAATCCACCGGTAACGCAGCCCCCGCCGGAGGCGGAGCAGCAGCGTCGGCTGACGCAGCCGCAACAACCGGAATGCCGGCCGCTGCAGGATTCGGTTCCGCCGGGACGGCCAGGACCGCCGGCGGAGACGTGGACGACTGGGACGAAGACACGGCGGCTGAAAGGGATGTTCCCCCAGCAGGCACCGCCCGCTCCACAGATACCCGCCGGGTTTCAGATACCGGCGGCACAGCCGAACCTGAACGCACGGCCGTGGCCGGAAAGGCAGAGGAAAAGGCAGAGTGGGAAGCACAGTGGTCAGAGGCGGGGAGCACCCCGCACGCGGCGCAGGCACATGCGGCGGAAGCACAAGCCACGCACGCTCCGGCCGAGGGACACGCGGCCGAGGCCCCGGCTCACCACCCTGAGTACACGGAACCGCACGCACGCACCCTGCCCGGCGCTGAATCCGCCGCGGCGGAGGACGTCCAGGAGCCCGCAACAGAGGCGGACCAGCGCCCGGCCACCGCAACGGCGCCCACCACCGCAACGGCGCCCACCACCGCGACGGCGCCCACCACCGCAACGGCGCCGGCCGCAGCAACCGCTCAGGCCAGCGGGAGCAGCGGCGTCGTGACCGGCGGCGGAGCACTTTCCGAAGGGGATGCCGAAACCATGCAGGCTGCCGCCTCCTCGGCTGCTACGGAAGCGGCCGCAAGCCACACCGCAGAGCCCGCCGGTCACCTCGCCGCCGAGCAGCCGTACGGTGAAGGATCCGCAGCACCCGGCCCGGACGGCAGGGGGCCGGAAGGTTACACCGTCAAGGGCGATGCCCAGTCGATGACCTACCACGACGAAACCAGCCCCGCCTTTGAGGAAACGACAGCGGACGTCTGGTTCGAGTCGGAGGCCCACGCTGAGGCAGCCGGTTTCCGGGCTCCGCGGCGTAGCCGGCGCTAGGCACGCAGGCGGGGAGGCCGGCGTCGACATGAGGCGGGAAAGGGCGGGGCACAGACGCACGGCTGCTCTCCCCCTTAT harbors:
- a CDS encoding acetolactate synthase large subunit, giving the protein MSKGSPISPSLMATKSAGAPKAPERADRTADAGVDHVAAVSPVLGPNNVVPPTVMTGSQAIVRSLEELGVDDIFGLPGGAILPTYDPLMASRMNHVLVRHEQGAGHAAQGYAMVTGRVGVCIATSGPGATNLVTAIMDAHMDSVPLVAITGQVSSGVIGTDAFQEADIVGITMPITKHSFLVTDPNDIPHVMAEAFYLASTGRPGPVLVDVAKDAQQGQMTFSWPPKIDLPGYRPVTRGHNKQVREAAKLIAAASKPVLYVGGGVVKAHASAELRELAEITGAPVVTTLMARGVFPDSHPQHVGMPGMHGTVSAVTALQQSDLLITLGARFDDRVTGVLKTFAPNAKVIHADIDPAEISKNRTADVPIVGSVKEIIPELTDAVKTQFAASGKPDLENWWAFLNNLKETYPLGWTEPEDGLTAPQRVIERIGALTGPEGIYVAGVGQHQMWAAQFIKYERPHAWLNSGGAGTMGYAVPAAMGAKVGAPDRVVWAIDGDGCFQMTNQELATCAINKIPIKVAVINNSSLGMVRQWQTLFYEGRYSNTDLNTGHETVRIPDFVKLGEAYGCASFRCERAEDIDATIQKALEINDRPVVIDFVVSPDSMVWPMVPAGVSNDQIQVARNMTPEWEEED
- the ilvD gene encoding dihydroxy-acid dehydratase codes for the protein MSEDTQTAAENKIDIKPRSRVVTDGIHAAPARGMFRAVGMGDDDFVKPQIGVASSWNEITPCNLSLNRLAQGAKEGVHAGGGFPMQFGTISVSDGISMGHEGMHFSLVSREVIADSVETVMQAERIDGSVLLAGCDKSLPGMLMAAARLDLASVFLYAGSIMPGWVKLEDGSEKEVTLIDAFEAVGACAAGKMSMEDLTRIEKAICPGEGACGGMYTANTMACIGEALGMSLPGSAAPPSADRRRDEFARKSGEAVVNLLRKGITARDIMTKKAFENAIAVTMAFGGSTNAVLHLLAIAREAEVELTLDDFNRIGDKIPHLGDLKPFGRYVMTDVDKIGGVPVIMKALLDAGLLHGDCLTVTGKTLAENLESINPPDLDGKILRALDNPIHKTGGITILHGSMAPEGAVVKSAGFDADVFEGTARVFEREQGALDALDNGKIKAGDVVVIRYEGPKGGPGMREMLAITGAIKGAGLGKDVLLLTDGRFSGGTTGLCIGHVAPEAVDGGPIAFVKDGDKIRVDIAARTFDLLVDEAELESRKIGWEPLPAKFTKGVLAKYAKLVHSASTGAYCG
- a CDS encoding LysR family transcriptional regulator; its protein translation is MDLKRLRILRELSDRGTVGATAEAMEVTPSAVSQQLKTLQDELGVVLVEKSGRGVRLTEAGRAMAAAAAEVSTAMARAEATIDTYRQGWQTHVRAAFFPSAAEMFLPGLLHRVKAVEGLRFEACFEDPGVAGFTALAADYDIVLAHSVDGADVFARQGLVVVPLLNEPLDVAIPAGHVLAAKPSLTASDVVGFPWMGVPDGFPFDTVLRQIEVQAGSPAVRAQLFPDLRVLEALVSAGHGLSLLPRYTSLRNQERGFVLRPLLGVTARRSIVALARPDVAARTTIAQVLSMLEAEAASIDAAGVRDD
- a CDS encoding sunset domain-containing protein, which encodes MDWIIWVIVIVVIVGVVWWLLNRNSSGTATGTSTASDSGAPAPRVEETGTSRLESTGNAAPAGGGAAASADAAATTGMPAAAGFGSAGTARTAGGDVDDWDEDTAAERDVPPAGTARSTDTRRVSDTGGTAEPERTAVAGKAEEKAEWEAQWSEAGSTPHAAQAHAAEAQATHAPAEGHAAEAPAHHPEYTEPHARTLPGAESAAAEDVQEPATEADQRPATATAPTTATAPTTATAPTTATAPAAATAQASGSSGVVTGGGALSEGDAETMQAAASSAATEAAASHTAEPAGHLAAEQPYGEGSAAPGPDGRGPEGYTVKGDAQSMTYHDETSPAFEETTADVWFESEAHAEAAGFRAPRRSRR